In Paenibacillus hexagrammi, the following are encoded in one genomic region:
- a CDS encoding DUF2524 domain-containing protein, translated as MIDNLESNYDCAQAGADLHSLKEELNQLASQGGSGKEHQEQLNRIENQIRFIENKCSIHHSHS; from the coding sequence ATGATCGATAATTTGGAAAGCAACTACGACTGCGCGCAAGCTGGAGCCGACTTACACAGCTTGAAAGAAGAGCTGAACCAGCTTGCATCACAAGGCGGCTCCGGTAAAGAACATCAAGAACAGCTGAATCGTATTGAGAATCAAATTCGATTCATTGAGAATAAGTGCTCCATTCACCATTCCCATTCCTAA
- a CDS encoding iron-sulfur cluster assembly accessory protein: MNVKISRNAAKVLQMELDKDENKGLNVRVQVTHKHGDHAHYGLGLDDKTANDVVVSTDKGIDVLLDKNEPLLDGIRIDYFYVPEEGFMITNPSKGNHGDH; encoded by the coding sequence ATGAACGTCAAAATTTCTCGCAACGCAGCCAAAGTACTTCAGATGGAACTGGACAAAGACGAAAACAAAGGATTAAACGTACGCGTTCAAGTTACGCATAAGCATGGTGATCACGCCCATTATGGTTTAGGGCTCGATGATAAAACCGCGAATGATGTCGTCGTAAGCACCGATAAAGGCATTGATGTGCTGCTTGACAAAAATGAGCCTCTTCTCGATGGCATCCGCATCGACTACTTCTACGTACCTGAAGAAGGCTTCATGATTACGAACCCAAGTAAGGGGAATCACGGAGATCACTAA
- a CDS encoding zinc-binding dehydrogenase, whose amino-acid sequence MVPVPLELLELGMLVEPQSIVEKVWDQVLRIQQRLIWEPKTALILGSGPLGLLAAITCRILNLDVYVWSMSPEGSIQAQLVRDCGAQYQQSGSSESSQQNNLTLSAYAEKLGRPIDMILECTGYSPLAFEAMSALAPNGVLALLGVTPSDKKVEIHSDAINQSMVLENKCVIGSVNAARKDFETAIYRLMQMEEKHKGWLQRLITNRITLEQVPKLEFKDISLKAVVDVIPQAQWRSLVKKTEEIAYSFSV is encoded by the coding sequence TTGGTACCTGTACCGCTCGAGCTGCTTGAACTCGGTATGCTGGTGGAACCGCAAAGTATCGTTGAAAAAGTGTGGGATCAGGTACTTAGAATTCAGCAACGATTAATTTGGGAGCCAAAAACAGCTCTTATCCTTGGATCAGGACCGCTGGGACTTCTGGCGGCTATTACTTGCCGAATATTAAATCTGGATGTTTATGTATGGTCCATGTCACCGGAGGGGAGTATACAAGCCCAATTGGTCAGAGATTGTGGCGCTCAATATCAACAATCGGGCTCGTCTGAGAGTTCGCAACAGAATAATTTAACCTTGTCAGCATATGCAGAGAAATTAGGAAGACCGATCGACATGATATTGGAATGTACTGGATACAGTCCATTGGCGTTTGAAGCCATGTCCGCACTAGCACCTAACGGCGTACTTGCACTGCTTGGCGTGACACCTTCTGATAAGAAGGTAGAGATACATTCGGATGCGATCAACCAAAGCATGGTACTTGAAAATAAATGCGTAATCGGGTCCGTAAACGCGGCTCGAAAAGATTTCGAAACAGCCATTTATCGTCTCATGCAGATGGAGGAAAAACATAAGGGTTGGCTTCAACGCCTAATTACGAATAGAATAACACTTGAGCAAGTCCCTAAATTGGAGTTTAAAGATATTTCACTCAAGGCTGTCGTCGATGTCATTCCGCAGGCTCAATGGAGAAGCCTGGTAAAGAAAACAGAGGAAATCGCATATAGCTTCTCTGTTTAG
- the racE gene encoding glutamate racemase: MQQAIAILDSGVGGLTVVKEVMRQLPQEKIIYFGDTARSPYGPRSADEVRAFTSQIVDYLIQFNPKMIVIACNTATAVAIEDIRAKVTIPVLGVISPGARAAIKSTRNGVVGVIGTDGTIRSHAYDQALTSISPGIQVFSEACPLLAPFVEKGLFDAEEVDAIVEKSLRSLVGKPMDCLILGCTHYPFLSHAISRVMGPEVTLISSADETAREASTILYHRGDLAKNGQIPVHQFFCSGDPELFKRIAQTWLKDQISIAPVVWQVPNI, encoded by the coding sequence GTGCAGCAAGCGATAGCCATACTGGACTCCGGGGTCGGAGGATTGACCGTTGTAAAAGAGGTAATGAGGCAGCTTCCTCAAGAAAAAATCATTTATTTCGGAGATACAGCCAGAAGTCCATACGGCCCAAGATCTGCTGATGAGGTTCGAGCATTTACAAGTCAAATTGTTGACTATTTAATTCAATTTAATCCAAAAATGATCGTCATTGCCTGCAATACGGCAACCGCGGTTGCTATTGAAGACATTCGTGCCAAGGTAACGATACCTGTTCTTGGTGTCATCTCACCGGGTGCAAGAGCTGCCATTAAGTCTACTCGTAATGGAGTTGTCGGTGTCATTGGCACAGATGGGACGATTCGAAGCCATGCTTATGATCAAGCTTTAACATCGATTTCTCCCGGTATTCAAGTGTTTAGTGAAGCGTGTCCTCTGCTTGCGCCCTTCGTTGAGAAAGGATTGTTTGATGCGGAAGAAGTTGATGCCATAGTTGAAAAGTCACTGCGATCCTTGGTAGGCAAGCCCATGGATTGTTTAATACTTGGCTGTACGCATTATCCATTTCTCTCGCATGCCATATCACGTGTAATGGGGCCAGAAGTGACGCTGATTTCCTCGGCAGATGAAACGGCAAGGGAAGCTAGTACGATCTTGTATCACAGAGGTGACTTGGCTAAGAACGGACAGATCCCTGTACATCAATTTTTTTGCAGTGGAGATCCCGAATTGTTTAAAAGAATTGCACAAACCTGGCTGAAGGATCAAATCTCGATTGCGCCTGTTGTTTGGCAGGTGCCCAATATTTAA
- a CDS encoding polysaccharide deacetylase family protein, which translates to MPKAQETSTANPKSELVRSQISSATTKPTAAPTPAPGMLQPSLSPTPLPTVTPASNSVDVTSVSQTTVQASTYKSKPANAGDRQPLSWYYMKKKPGQVPDFPRDTKSFTADQKAFWVGQGKKVYLTIDAGGPLIDVDLMLKSLKDNDVKANFFISGNNIKKNPDYVKKLVADGHLIANHTMTHRDFNELSDDQIKKEITDFEALYKEITGKDLEKFFRFPYGHYNLHNLSLVSSLGYTSVFWSTAMRDWEPRKNGAEDPYNDIMNNLHDGNVILMHQGSKENMEALDRICKEIKNRGYEFALVNELSSEQK; encoded by the coding sequence GTGCCAAAAGCGCAAGAGACATCAACAGCAAACCCGAAGTCAGAACTTGTACGATCTCAAATCTCATCCGCTACCACGAAGCCGACAGCAGCACCAACACCTGCTCCTGGAATGCTGCAACCATCTTTATCACCAACTCCACTCCCGACAGTTACACCTGCATCAAATTCAGTAGATGTGACCAGTGTATCACAAACCACTGTACAGGCCTCCACGTACAAGTCGAAGCCTGCTAATGCCGGAGACCGGCAGCCTTTATCTTGGTATTACATGAAAAAGAAACCCGGACAAGTACCTGACTTTCCTAGGGACACGAAGTCTTTTACAGCAGATCAAAAGGCATTTTGGGTGGGACAAGGGAAAAAAGTTTACTTAACCATTGATGCGGGCGGCCCCTTGATCGATGTTGACCTGATGCTGAAGTCATTGAAAGATAATGATGTTAAAGCTAATTTTTTCATCTCGGGGAATAACATCAAGAAAAATCCGGACTATGTAAAAAAGCTGGTTGCTGATGGCCACTTAATTGCTAATCATACCATGACACATCGGGATTTTAACGAGTTGTCGGATGACCAAATCAAGAAAGAGATTACGGATTTCGAGGCTTTATATAAAGAGATTACCGGCAAAGATTTGGAAAAATTTTTCCGATTTCCTTATGGACACTATAATTTACATAACTTAAGCTTGGTTTCCTCGCTCGGGTATACGTCTGTTTTCTGGTCAACGGCTATGCGAGATTGGGAACCAAGAAAGAATGGAGCGGAGGACCCGTATAACGACATCATGAATAATCTTCATGACGGAAACGTTATTCTGATGCATCAAGGGTCGAAGGAAAATATGGAAGCACTTGATAGAATTTGTAAAGAAATTAAGAACAGAGGGTACGAGTTTGCTCTTGTGAATGAGCTGTCTTCCGAGCAAAAGTAG
- a CDS encoding HlyD family secretion protein has translation MKGTARMVLLNVVLLVVLVGGGALGYYFYNQSINYLSTDNAQVTGEQVPISSSASGKLSDWYGDLGKRYSDGERIGAVLTPTGSVDITAPKGGTVVQQSAVTGALVSAGMPLAYLYDLDHLWVTANVKETDINDVKTGQAVDVYVDAFPGTTLSGRVDKIGLVTAGTFSLMPSSNTNGNYTKVTQVVPVTITLEGNRGLGIVPGMSVTARIHK, from the coding sequence ATGAAGGGAACAGCACGAATGGTTCTTCTTAATGTTGTCTTACTAGTCGTTCTTGTTGGAGGGGGCGCATTAGGTTACTATTTCTACAATCAATCGATTAATTATCTGTCTACGGACAATGCTCAAGTTACAGGCGAACAGGTTCCTATCAGTTCATCAGCTTCTGGAAAGCTTTCCGATTGGTATGGGGACCTTGGCAAAAGGTACTCGGACGGCGAAAGAATAGGCGCTGTTCTAACACCTACAGGCTCTGTGGATATAACAGCACCTAAAGGTGGAACGGTGGTACAGCAAAGTGCCGTGACAGGTGCTTTGGTTTCGGCCGGTATGCCGCTAGCTTATCTTTACGACTTGGATCATCTATGGGTGACTGCGAATGTCAAGGAGACCGATATCAATGATGTGAAGACCGGACAAGCTGTCGATGTTTATGTGGATGCTTTTCCAGGCACGACATTAAGCGGTAGAGTGGACAAGATCGGTTTGGTGACTGCAGGGACGTTCTCATTGATGCCCTCGTCCAATACAAACGGCAATTACACGAAAGTCACGCAGGTGGTCCCGGTAACCATAACGCTAGAAGGTAACAGAGGCCTGGGGATCGTGCCAGGAATGAGCGTAACAGCACGTATCCATAAGTAA
- a CDS encoding disulfide oxidoreductase, producing the protein MFGARWIRENGLHLSFFIALVATIGSLYFSEVMHFLPCKLCWYQRILMYPLVLLLGIAAVRREHKIALYVLPMSIWGLCISVYHVLLQSGVFHESATGCGPVPCDVDYLNLFGFITIPMLAGTAFLLITIFQWLIYRAAKSY; encoded by the coding sequence ATGTTCGGAGCCAGATGGATCCGTGAGAACGGGCTGCACCTGTCGTTTTTCATTGCATTAGTAGCAACGATAGGGAGCTTGTATTTCTCGGAGGTCATGCATTTCTTGCCGTGTAAGCTATGTTGGTATCAAAGAATTCTAATGTATCCGCTCGTCTTATTACTTGGGATTGCGGCTGTTCGAAGAGAGCATAAGATTGCTCTATATGTACTTCCTATGTCAATCTGGGGATTGTGTATTTCCGTTTATCACGTGCTGCTTCAGTCAGGTGTTTTCCACGAGTCAGCTACTGGATGTGGACCTGTTCCTTGTGATGTTGATTATTTAAATTTGTTCGGTTTTATCACTATTCCGATGTTGGCAGGCACAGCCTTCCTATTAATAACGATTTTTCAATGGCTTATTTACCGTGCTGCTAAATCCTACTAG
- a CDS encoding transposase, whose amino-acid sequence MTLEQFQHQFSSEAICADALFRLKWPDGFRCPRCENSSFYVVKTRRIPLYECQKCRHQTTVTSGTIMEGAERNCANGSQLSFSSSA is encoded by the coding sequence ATGACATTGGAACAATTTCAGCACCAATTTTCTTCCGAAGCCATCTGCGCTGATGCTTTGTTTCGTTTAAAATGGCCTGATGGTTTTCGTTGTCCTCGCTGTGAAAATAGTTCCTTTTATGTAGTAAAGACTCGAAGAATTCCTCTCTATGAATGTCAAAAATGTCGGCATCAAACAACCGTTACATCCGGCACCATTATGGAAGGAGCCGAACGAAATTGTGCAAATGGCTCACAGCTCTCTTTTAGTAGCTCAGCCTGA
- a CDS encoding transposase: protein MSALQKPKFKDLNHSECAGAPILKSLWERFDFSLLLAQSGIMKRNGTPSWLICFLYVVGLVANCSSVTQIAQLADKDALLKRMFQPWKLAQYTLSRFLTKGFAWTTFGKKRVERLQQDPVTALTDGDVVNLDDTHSAHPFAKLLPFLCWLYDHSAKVYVWATNLVVLQAVRKSGLEYPLFFRIWHKPETKGEGLTKIDLAKQMLLMLRESVSCRLWVAMDRWYLCKHFFSFLEENNFDWVTKAKRNTALFRKVIEPGTRRERYVPLTPVMLIREVFKELLGGEASGLTSISIPDIYMKRPYATVNRKGNQVTKQRYVLVAAVVAIRLKEDDQPITDADQEEKGEEPATYKGAYLLISNRHDAPKDVVQTYAKRWRIEVFFRSAKQELAFEKCHSEYEAHHHAHFELLFVAETLLAIALFELNKEKTSDDEGYTHGEMVRGLFHTRCQVRVNNRKGIQRITIDCDTQVQQFARLIELFWPEHYLVLLWVIPKPGNYQLLPRTA from the coding sequence ATGTCAGCGTTACAAAAGCCGAAGTTTAAAGATTTAAATCACAGCGAATGTGCTGGAGCTCCCATTCTGAAAAGTCTGTGGGAGCGTTTTGACTTCTCTTTGTTACTCGCACAATCTGGCATCATGAAACGTAACGGTACTCCGTCTTGGTTAATTTGCTTCCTCTACGTCGTCGGCCTCGTTGCCAATTGCTCTTCCGTTACCCAGATAGCGCAATTGGCCGACAAAGACGCTTTGCTGAAGCGAATGTTTCAGCCTTGGAAGCTTGCACAGTACACGTTAAGTCGCTTTTTAACGAAAGGCTTTGCTTGGACGACTTTTGGAAAAAAGCGTGTTGAGCGCTTGCAGCAGGATCCTGTAACTGCGCTTACTGATGGAGATGTCGTAAATCTCGATGATACCCACAGCGCGCATCCCTTTGCCAAGCTGCTTCCGTTTCTGTGCTGGCTCTATGACCACTCCGCCAAAGTCTATGTATGGGCAACCAATTTGGTTGTTCTACAAGCTGTTCGGAAGAGCGGATTGGAGTATCCGTTGTTTTTCCGGATTTGGCATAAGCCCGAAACAAAAGGAGAAGGCTTGACTAAAATCGATTTGGCCAAGCAAATGCTACTCATGTTGCGGGAATCTGTTTCATGCCGCTTGTGGGTAGCCATGGATCGGTGGTACCTTTGCAAGCATTTCTTCTCGTTCCTGGAGGAGAATAACTTTGATTGGGTCACCAAAGCCAAACGCAACACGGCTCTGTTTCGTAAAGTCATCGAACCCGGCACTCGTCGGGAACGCTATGTACCGCTGACTCCAGTCATGCTGATCCGGGAGGTCTTTAAGGAGCTGTTAGGTGGGGAGGCATCCGGTCTGACCTCCATTTCGATACCGGATATCTACATGAAGCGCCCTTACGCAACCGTGAATCGGAAAGGGAACCAAGTGACCAAGCAGCGGTATGTTCTTGTAGCTGCTGTTGTTGCGATACGTTTGAAAGAAGATGACCAACCGATAACGGATGCTGATCAAGAGGAAAAAGGAGAAGAGCCTGCTACTTACAAAGGCGCTTATTTGTTAATTAGCAATCGCCACGATGCTCCGAAAGACGTGGTTCAGACCTATGCCAAGCGCTGGCGCATTGAAGTATTCTTTCGCTCGGCCAAACAGGAATTAGCTTTTGAAAAATGCCATTCCGAATACGAGGCGCATCATCATGCCCATTTCGAGTTGTTGTTTGTCGCCGAAACTTTATTAGCGATTGCGCTCTTTGAACTGAACAAAGAAAAAACGAGTGATGATGAAGGCTACACCCACGGCGAAATGGTTCGTGGCCTCTTCCACACTCGTTGTCAGGTCCGCGTGAACAACCGCAAGGGCATTCAGCGAATCACTATTGATTGTGACACACAAGTGCAGCAGTTTGCAAGACTAATTGAGCTTTTTTGGCCAGAGCACTATTTGGTGCTTCTTTGGGTTATACCTAAACCTGGTAATTACCAACTACTACCACGAACTGCATAG
- a CDS encoding M14 family metallopeptidase, with product MTTYGYLKLCDEMTRLCESYPFLRFQFIGQSVMGRNIAALVIGTGPRTIQYNAAFHANEWITTPLLMQFLEDLAKAYAQGIDWRGHQIRRLLAETTLWVIPMVNPDGVELVQQGVSQDHPFCRELLDWNQGSFDFRNWKANIRGVDLNDQFPAYWEVEAARRGQLGPGERDYGGTAPLTEPEAVALADNALSQCYEMIVALHTQGQEIYWNYRDYEPFYSETWANQLAAVSGYQAVKLSGSDAGYKDWFIQEFRKPGFTVEVGFGVNPLPVESLPVLYEEIVPLLLEGLELKI from the coding sequence GTGACGACATACGGATACTTAAAGCTTTGCGATGAGATGACCAGATTATGCGAATCGTATCCCTTCCTTCGCTTTCAATTCATTGGCCAGAGTGTTATGGGTAGAAATATTGCTGCGTTAGTTATCGGTACCGGACCAAGAACCATTCAGTATAACGCTGCATTTCATGCGAATGAGTGGATAACGACACCGCTGTTGATGCAGTTCCTAGAAGATCTTGCGAAAGCCTATGCACAAGGCATAGATTGGAGAGGACATCAAATTCGCCGACTATTAGCGGAGACGACGCTTTGGGTAATTCCCATGGTGAACCCTGATGGAGTTGAATTGGTTCAGCAAGGGGTTTCGCAAGATCATCCATTCTGCCGTGAATTGCTTGATTGGAATCAGGGCTCCTTCGATTTTCGCAATTGGAAGGCTAATATACGCGGAGTGGATTTGAATGATCAATTTCCTGCATATTGGGAAGTGGAAGCTGCCAGAAGAGGACAACTGGGGCCGGGTGAACGTGATTATGGAGGAACAGCTCCATTGACCGAACCGGAGGCAGTGGCGCTGGCGGATAACGCACTATCTCAATGTTACGAAATGATTGTAGCGCTACATACCCAAGGGCAAGAAATTTATTGGAATTATCGAGATTATGAGCCGTTTTACTCGGAAACTTGGGCTAACCAATTGGCTGCTGTTAGCGGATATCAGGCAGTCAAGCTCAGTGGAAGCGATGCAGGATATAAGGATTGGTTCATTCAAGAGTTTCGCAAGCCGGGTTTTACGGTTGAGGTTGGTTTTGGTGTGAATCCGCTTCCTGTCGAATCACTACCCGTGTTGTACGAAGAGATCGTACCACTGCTGCTGGAAGGATTGGAGCTGAAAATCTAA
- a CDS encoding winged helix-turn-helix transcriptional regulator, with translation MSTLENEKVAPLSNYIPKEPKVIECSIERTLEVIGGKWAFLVLRELFCGTRRFGELQRQIGGISPKSLTDTLRHLEDHGVLERTAYPTVPVTVEYTLTPKGQDLHQILKEMKLWSAKWT, from the coding sequence ATGTCTACGCTTGAGAATGAGAAAGTAGCTCCGCTGAGCAATTACATTCCTAAAGAGCCTAAGGTAATTGAATGCTCCATTGAACGGACACTCGAAGTGATTGGAGGGAAATGGGCTTTTCTCGTGCTTCGCGAATTGTTCTGCGGTACCCGCCGGTTCGGCGAATTGCAAAGACAGATCGGAGGAATCAGCCCGAAATCGTTGACTGACACGCTCCGACACTTGGAAGACCATGGCGTACTGGAACGTACTGCCTATCCAACCGTCCCTGTTACGGTCGAGTACACCTTGACACCTAAGGGTCAGGACTTGCATCAAATATTGAAAGAAATGAAGTTATGGTCAGCAAAATGGACATAA
- a CDS encoding DHA2 family efflux MFS transporter permease subunit, which yields MNAYVVGYVLFSLLILLTANWMFTGRRRRRKQLAEGRYSPIPEPSPLLVEMSEELNGEHHPNNDSVPHTRSASPRGGGEIHVGQLLTVLMLGAFVAILNQTLINVAIPHIMMDFNVTANVVQWLTTGYMLVNGVMIPITAFLIERFGSRFMFLTAMILFTVGALVCALAPNFPILMSGRVIQAAGAGIIMPLMMTVFLTVFLPEKRGSAMGTMGIAMIFAPAIGPTLSGWLVQTYTWRLLFYIVLPIGLLDIILAFFLMGNVTKMSKVKFDFWGFLFSTVGFGGLLFAFSEAGSAGWLSFRVLGTMIVGILSLIAFVWRELTAQEPMIDLRVFTYNVFTLTTIVSSIINMAMFAAMILLPIYLQNIRGFTPLASGLLLLPGAILMGIMQPISGMIFDRIGARWLAVVGLIITTITTWEFSKLTADTPYAHILLLYCLRMFGMSFMMMTIMTEGMNQLPRHLHSHGTAMSNTLRQVAGSLGTALLVTVMSSRADFHMGNFGNTFTSTNPSIVSQLSHLSQGFAVMAHLPVETAGKLVSTLLYATAMKESTINGINDAFIIATAITAVALVLSFFISRVKNKTNFMTKSPFSNSLS from the coding sequence ATGAATGCGTATGTAGTGGGTTATGTTCTGTTCTCTTTGCTTATTCTCTTAACGGCAAATTGGATGTTCACTGGAAGAAGAAGGCGAAGAAAACAGCTGGCAGAAGGAAGATATTCACCCATTCCTGAACCTTCTCCATTGCTAGTTGAGATGTCGGAGGAATTAAACGGAGAGCACCATCCGAACAATGATAGTGTGCCTCATACAAGATCAGCTTCCCCTAGAGGGGGAGGAGAAATCCATGTCGGACAGTTGCTCACGGTACTGATGCTCGGCGCATTTGTGGCCATCTTGAATCAGACTTTAATTAATGTAGCCATACCGCATATCATGATGGATTTCAATGTAACCGCCAACGTAGTTCAATGGCTTACTACCGGTTACATGCTGGTGAATGGAGTCATGATCCCGATAACGGCATTTTTAATTGAACGTTTTGGCTCAAGATTTATGTTTCTGACTGCCATGATTCTATTTACCGTTGGAGCGCTTGTCTGCGCGTTAGCTCCTAACTTCCCTATATTGATGTCAGGAAGGGTCATTCAGGCTGCTGGAGCGGGTATCATTATGCCATTGATGATGACGGTATTCCTGACGGTATTCCTGCCGGAGAAGCGCGGCAGCGCGATGGGAACTATGGGGATTGCGATGATATTTGCACCGGCCATAGGGCCTACTTTATCGGGTTGGCTGGTTCAAACTTATACGTGGAGGTTACTGTTTTACATCGTGTTACCCATTGGTCTGCTGGATATTATTCTTGCCTTCTTTTTGATGGGCAATGTGACGAAAATGTCTAAGGTGAAGTTTGATTTCTGGGGCTTTTTGTTTTCAACAGTCGGCTTCGGGGGATTATTGTTCGCCTTTAGTGAAGCCGGTTCAGCGGGGTGGCTCAGTTTCAGGGTGTTAGGTACGATGATTGTTGGCATACTGAGTCTAATCGCCTTTGTTTGGCGGGAGCTGACTGCTCAGGAGCCTATGATCGATCTTCGTGTATTTACGTACAATGTGTTTACATTAACAACTATCGTCAGCTCTATCATCAACATGGCCATGTTCGCTGCGATGATTCTGCTGCCGATTTATCTGCAAAATATCCGTGGCTTTACACCACTTGCTTCCGGGCTGCTGCTCTTGCCGGGCGCTATTCTCATGGGGATTATGCAGCCTATCTCCGGGATGATATTCGATCGGATCGGAGCGCGATGGTTAGCTGTCGTGGGACTGATTATTACGACGATTACGACGTGGGAGTTCAGCAAACTAACGGCGGACACGCCTTACGCACATATCTTACTGCTGTACTGCTTAAGAATGTTCGGCATGTCGTTTATGATGATGACGATCATGACGGAAGGTATGAATCAATTGCCAAGACATCTTCACAGCCATGGTACAGCGATGTCTAATACGCTCAGACAGGTAGCGGGCTCCCTTGGGACCGCACTTCTAGTTACCGTGATGAGCAGCCGTGCTGATTTTCATATGGGCAATTTCGGAAATACGTTTACCTCAACAAATCCGTCTATCGTTAGCCAGCTAAGTCATTTGAGCCAAGGATTCGCTGTTATGGCCCATCTTCCCGTAGAGACGGCCGGCAAGCTAGTTTCCACCTTGCTGTATGCTACTGCTATGAAAGAATCTACTATCAACGGTATCAATGATGCTTTCATCATTGCAACTGCTATTACAGCTGTAGCGCTTGTGCTTTCGTTTTTTATCAGCAGAGTGAAAAACAAAACCAACTTCATGACAAAAAGCCCGTTCAGCAATAGTTTAAGCTAA